From Sinorhizobium sp. RAC02, a single genomic window includes:
- a CDS encoding TetR/AcrR family transcriptional regulator: MAGRPRSIDRDKVLDAAESIVVESGAAGLSFEAVARAAGITKGGVQYCFGTKENLIRAMIERWGNGFEAEVTAHAGSDRSPRAIIRGHLAASRDSDEAEHSRSAAMMTALLQSPDQVASTRVWYTQRLEGLDMENEADRKAALAFLAGEGAFLLKAFGLIDLTQAQWAALFSDMLALAGEGKDKAPL; this comes from the coding sequence ATGGCGGGACGACCGCGCAGCATTGATCGCGACAAGGTTCTGGATGCCGCAGAGAGCATCGTGGTGGAAAGCGGCGCTGCCGGCCTGTCCTTCGAGGCCGTGGCGCGCGCCGCCGGCATCACCAAGGGCGGCGTGCAATATTGCTTCGGCACGAAGGAAAATCTGATCCGGGCGATGATCGAGCGCTGGGGTAACGGCTTCGAGGCTGAAGTGACGGCGCATGCGGGCAGCGACCGGTCGCCGCGCGCCATCATCCGCGGGCATCTGGCAGCAAGCCGCGACAGCGATGAGGCCGAACATTCCCGCTCTGCAGCCATGATGACGGCGCTTCTGCAAAGTCCGGATCAAGTGGCTTCCACCCGGGTCTGGTACACCCAACGCCTGGAGGGGCTGGACATGGAGAACGAAGCCGACAGGAAGGCGGCTCTTGCCTTTCTCGCAGGCGAGGGAGCCTTTCTGCTGAAGGCCTTCGGTCTCATCGACCTGACGCAGGCCCAGTGGGCAGCGTTGTTTTCCGACATGCTCGCACTCGCGGGCGAGGGGAAGGACAAGGCGCCGCTCTAG
- a CDS encoding MFS transporter: MSRGKRWLVLAVVSSALFLIVIDMTVLYTALPVLTQALSANASQKLWIVNAYPLVVAGLLPGLGTLGDRLGHKQMFMAGLVVFGAASIGAAFAPSPALLIAARAVLAIGAAMMMPATLSLIRLTFIDERERALAIGIWAAVASGGAALGPVVGGLLLEYFWWGSVFLINVPVVLVALAASGVLLTRRPGDKSRPWDLLGSIQVMIGLVGITYAIKEAGRRDPSWETAGLTLVVGLVAMALFIRRQRGSAAPLIDFSLFANPRFSAGVATALVASAALIGVELVFSQRLQLVLSYSPLEAGLLILPIPIASFFAGPLTGLALPRLGGERVLWASLLLTGLALAVFLAIHNGPTVFWLAALAVMGFGVGASMTAASTVIMLSAPEERAGMAASVEEVSFELGGALGIALLGSLMSALYSRSMILPAGTEHATQARDSLDEALMLADRLDPGQADRIITLARSAFDSAFVGVVFAAALLLVSVSLIVRWKTSTR; encoded by the coding sequence ATGTCTCGCGGTAAACGCTGGCTCGTTCTCGCCGTCGTCTCCAGTGCCCTGTTCCTGATCGTCATCGACATGACGGTGCTATACACGGCCCTGCCCGTCCTGACGCAGGCTCTATCGGCGAATGCATCCCAAAAGCTTTGGATCGTCAACGCTTATCCCCTTGTCGTGGCCGGCCTTTTGCCGGGGCTCGGCACGCTTGGCGACCGGCTCGGCCACAAGCAGATGTTCATGGCGGGCCTCGTCGTGTTCGGCGCGGCTTCCATCGGTGCCGCCTTCGCGCCGTCGCCCGCGCTGTTGATCGCGGCGCGTGCGGTTCTGGCCATCGGCGCGGCCATGATGATGCCGGCAACGCTGTCGCTTATCCGGCTGACCTTCATCGATGAACGGGAACGCGCCCTTGCGATCGGCATCTGGGCGGCCGTCGCGTCGGGCGGAGCGGCACTCGGCCCTGTCGTCGGCGGGCTGTTGCTCGAATACTTCTGGTGGGGTTCGGTTTTTCTCATCAATGTACCGGTGGTGCTGGTTGCGCTCGCCGCAAGCGGAGTGCTGCTGACCCGACGCCCCGGCGACAAGAGCCGCCCGTGGGATCTTCTCGGCTCGATTCAGGTGATGATCGGCCTCGTGGGCATTACCTACGCCATCAAGGAAGCCGGCCGGCGTGATCCCTCCTGGGAGACGGCAGGCCTTACTCTTGTTGTCGGCCTCGTCGCCATGGCCCTGTTCATCCGCCGCCAGCGCGGCAGTGCCGCGCCGCTGATCGATTTTTCGCTGTTTGCCAATCCGCGCTTTTCCGCTGGCGTGGCAACGGCGCTTGTCGCCTCGGCGGCGCTGATCGGCGTGGAGTTGGTTTTCAGCCAGCGGCTGCAACTTGTTCTGAGCTATTCCCCGCTCGAGGCCGGTCTCCTCATCCTGCCTATCCCCATCGCGTCCTTCTTCGCCGGACCGCTGACCGGGCTGGCGCTGCCGCGTCTCGGTGGCGAACGCGTACTGTGGGCCTCCCTTCTGCTGACAGGCCTCGCGCTCGCCGTGTTCCTTGCCATTCACAATGGGCCGACAGTATTCTGGCTCGCTGCACTCGCGGTGATGGGCTTCGGTGTCGGCGCATCCATGACGGCCGCATCCACAGTGATCATGCTCTCCGCCCCCGAGGAACGGGCCGGCATGGCCGCGTCCGTGGAGGAAGTATCCTTCGAACTCGGCGGCGCGCTCGGCATCGCATTGCTGGGCAGCCTGATGTCCGCCCTATATTCACGCTCGATGATCCTGCCCGCAGGAACCGAACACGCCACGCAGGCGCGCGACAGCCTGGACGAAGCCCTGATGCTCGCCGACCGGCTCGACCCCGGACAGGCTGACCGGATCATCACGCTCGCCCGCAGTGCATTCGACTCTGCTTTTGTCGGGGTGGTCTTCGCAGCGGCTCTGTTGCTGGTCAGCGTCTCTCTCATCGTTCGCTGGAAGACTTCAACACGGTAG